The Pukyongia salina genome segment CGTGATTTAATTTTATGGCCTTCTTTACAAAATGGAACAGCGGATTGAACCAAAACACAATGAGACAGATCTCAATGAGCAAGATATCCAGGCTGTGCCTCTCTCTGGCATGTGTCCTCTCGTGCTCGATAACCTCCTGCGGGATACTCCCCGATTTAAAGTTTTGTCTATTAAAGAAGATGTACGAAAAGAAAGTATGTGGTACTATAGTTTCGTTTAACAAGACGTAAAATATGTTACGAGATCGCTGTTTTGGATTCCTACGTATTTTCGAGATCATGTTCCCGAGATTTCCGATAAATTTTAGCAAGAAAAACATAGCGCCGGCAACATAAATGATCCATAGTGCCATTCCCAGGTAATTAAATTGAGTTTCTAAAGCTACTGCTGAAGCTTCAGGTTCAAGTAGCTGAAGAGCAGCGGTGGGCTCGATCTCGCGGTAGGTTGTAAAGGTGATGAAGGGAATTGAGAAGGAGATCACTACAGACAGCAGTAAATAGAATCTTTTAAAGCTGTGCAGGCTAGTGTTTTCCAGAAGTGCCTTATAGAACACAAAGAAAATGGCGAGGCAGAGAGCCGATTTTAATATATACATCTCCATGGCTATTTCTTTTTAATTTGCTGATCGATGATCTTTTTTAGTTCTTCCAGTTCGTCTTTAGACAGGTTTGTGGTCTCTGTAAAGAAGGATGCGAACTGCGAGGCACTGTCGTTAAAAAAGTTCTTTATAAGTCCGTTTACATGTTTAGAAAAATAGTCTTTCTTCTTTACCAGGGGAAAATATTTTCTCGATCTGCCCTGCTGTTGGTAATCCACGAAGTTCTTATCCTGCATACGCTTTAATAGTGTGGCCACTGTAGTTGGGGCGGGTTTAGGCTCCGGGTAGGCGTCGATGAGGTCTTTCATAAAGGCCTTTTTCTGCTTCCATAGGATTTGCATGAGTTGTTCTTCGGAATTGGATAATTGCATGAGACTGGTAATTGTTTCTACAAATGTAGAATAATTTTTTAATTCTACAAGTGTAGAAGTAATTTTTTATAGAAAATTGAACATTTGGGTTTCTTGATGATTGGATTAACTTAGCCGAAAATTTAAACAAATGAGTCTGGAACGCAGTTTAAAACAGCGAAGTAATTCGCAATGTGAATTATGTACCAATACCGAAAACCTGACGGTGTATGAATTACCAGCTTCTCCGGGAAAAGGAGAAGAGGCGAGTATTCTACTATGTTCGGTATGTGAAGGACAGATCGAAAACCCCGAAACTGTCGATCCCAATCACTGGCGATGTCTTAACGACAGTATGTGGAGTACGGTTCCGGCGGTACAGGTAATGGCATGGCGGATGTTACAACGCCTGAAAGCCGAAGGCTGGCCTCAGGACCT includes the following:
- a CDS encoding BlaI/MecI/CopY family transcriptional regulator — protein: MQLSNSEEQLMQILWKQKKAFMKDLIDAYPEPKPAPTTVATLLKRMQDKNFVDYQQQGRSRKYFPLVKKKDYFSKHVNGLIKNFFNDSASQFASFFTETTNLSKDELEELKKIIDQQIKKK